One genomic window of Xanthobacter dioxanivorans includes the following:
- a CDS encoding sulfite exporter TauE/SafE family protein, which yields MGGFVMLPSEPVTPLSPARLLGGFGSGAAIGIVGGLIGLGGAEIRLPVLIAFGFDALPAVILNRALSLVVVASALPFRAEAVPYADVAAHGPIILTMLAGSLAGAFAGATYATRFASRTLFRAIAVLLLVTAVLLVAGGDPELRHMPVDGTVRVVAGVAAGFAIGLAVAMMGVAGGELLVPTLVLLFSLPVKLAGSVALVIALPTILVGFARFGRDNTIGVIRDNAPFLGVMVAGSITGTFIGGQLLGILPSVVLLPLLGLILVASAVKIWRHSTRQDHA from the coding sequence GTGGGGGGATTCGTCATGCTGCCGTCCGAGCCGGTCACACCGCTATCACCCGCCCGCCTGCTCGGCGGCTTCGGCTCCGGCGCCGCCATCGGCATTGTCGGCGGCCTGATCGGCCTCGGCGGGGCGGAGATCCGCCTGCCGGTGCTCATCGCCTTCGGCTTCGACGCGCTGCCGGCGGTGATCCTCAACCGTGCCCTGAGCCTCGTGGTGGTGGCCTCGGCGCTGCCCTTCAGGGCCGAGGCCGTGCCGTATGCGGACGTGGCGGCGCATGGGCCCATCATCCTCACCATGCTGGCGGGCAGCCTCGCCGGCGCCTTCGCCGGCGCCACCTATGCCACCCGCTTCGCTTCGCGCACCCTGTTCCGCGCCATCGCGGTGCTGCTCCTCGTCACCGCGGTGCTGCTCGTCGCCGGCGGCGATCCCGAGTTGAGGCACATGCCCGTCGATGGAACCGTGCGCGTCGTGGCGGGGGTGGCCGCGGGCTTCGCCATCGGCCTCGCCGTGGCCATGATGGGCGTGGCCGGCGGCGAACTCCTGGTGCCGACGCTGGTGCTGCTGTTCTCCCTGCCGGTGAAGCTCGCCGGCAGCGTCGCCCTCGTCATCGCCCTGCCGACCATCCTCGTCGGCTTCGCCCGCTTCGGCCGCGACAACACCATCGGGGTCATCCGCGACAACGCGCCCTTTCTCGGCGTGATGGTGGCGGGGTCGATCACCGGCACCTTCATCGGCGGGCAGTTGCTCGGCATCCTGCCGTCGGTGGTGCTCTTGCCCCTGCTCGGCCTCATCCTCGTCGCCTCGGCGGTGAAGATCTGGCGGCACAGCACCCGGCAGGACCACGCCTGA
- a CDS encoding sulfite exporter TauE/SafE family protein, with protein MKVTSRPPIAFSAGGVIGTLGGLIGLGGAEFRLPVLISVFGFKALDAVIVNKAVSLVVVAFALPFRASVVPFADVAAHWGIIANLLAGSLFGAWAGAGLAVRLSSGVLYRVIALLLGTIAVVLAFGHGAAPAEALLTGWPQLAAGVAAGFAIGIFASVLGVAGGELLIPTLILLFGMDVKLAGSLSLAISLPTMLVGFARYSRDRSFAVLGHNRGFLLAMGLGSIAGAFVGSRLLGIIPTGVLLPLLAGLLALSAIKVWRHG; from the coding sequence ATGAAGGTGACATCGCGCCCGCCCATCGCCTTTTCAGCCGGCGGCGTCATCGGCACGCTCGGGGGCCTCATCGGCCTCGGCGGCGCGGAATTCCGCCTGCCGGTGCTCATCTCGGTCTTCGGTTTCAAGGCCCTCGACGCCGTCATCGTCAACAAGGCAGTGAGCCTCGTGGTGGTGGCCTTCGCCCTGCCGTTCCGCGCCAGCGTGGTGCCGTTCGCCGATGTGGCCGCCCATTGGGGCATCATCGCCAACCTGCTGGCCGGCAGCCTGTTCGGCGCCTGGGCCGGCGCCGGGCTCGCCGTCCGGCTCTCCTCCGGGGTCCTGTACCGGGTCATCGCGCTCCTGCTCGGCACGATCGCCGTGGTGCTGGCCTTCGGCCATGGGGCGGCCCCGGCCGAGGCGCTACTAACCGGCTGGCCGCAGCTGGCGGCGGGCGTGGCCGCGGGCTTCGCCATCGGGATCTTCGCGTCCGTCCTCGGCGTCGCCGGCGGAGAGCTGCTGATTCCCACTTTGATCCTGCTCTTCGGCATGGACGTGAAGCTCGCCGGCAGCCTCTCGCTCGCCATCAGCCTGCCCACCATGCTGGTGGGCTTCGCCCGCTACAGCCGCGACCGCAGCTTCGCGGTGCTGGGGCACAATCGCGGCTTCCTGCTGGCCATGGGGCTCGGCTCCATCGCCGGAGCGTTCGTGGGCAGCCGCCTCCTGGGGATCATCCCCACGGGCGTCCTGCTGCCGCTGCTCGCCGGCCTGCTCGCCCTCTCGGCGATAAAAGTCTGGCGTCACGGCTGA
- a CDS encoding M1 family aminopeptidase produces the protein MSTWGHGEQGPQRLQRQVCAGDPRDRHRRRLFRHRGVIAHEYFHNWTGNRITCRDWFQLCLKEGLTVFRDQEFSSDQRSRPVKRIADVRMLKAAQFTEDSGPLAHPVRPETYREINNFYTATVYEKGAEVVRMLKTLLGEAGFRAGMDLYFQRHDGEAATIEDFVAAFADATGRDLSQFALWYAQSGTPLLTAHGTYDAAAGTYRLDVTQSVPPTPGRATRSPC, from the coding sequence ATTTCAACATGGGGCCATGGAGAACAAGGGCCTCAACGTCTTCAACGACAAGTATGTGCTGGCGACCCCCGAGACCGCCACCGACGCCGACTATTCCGGCATCGAGGGGTGATCGCCCACGAATATTTCCACAACTGGACCGGCAACCGCATCACCTGCCGCGACTGGTTCCAGCTGTGCCTGAAGGAGGGCCTCACCGTCTTCCGCGACCAGGAATTCTCCTCCGACCAACGCTCGCGGCCGGTGAAGCGCATCGCCGACGTGCGCATGCTCAAGGCGGCCCAGTTCACCGAGGATTCCGGCCCCCTCGCCCATCCGGTCCGACCGGAAACCTATCGCGAGATCAATAACTTCTACACCGCCACCGTGTACGAGAAGGGCGCGGAGGTGGTCCGCATGCTGAAAACCCTGCTCGGCGAGGCGGGCTTTCGCGCCGGCATGGACCTTTACTTCCAGCGCCACGACGGCGAGGCGGCCACCATCGAGGATTTCGTCGCCGCCTTCGCCGACGCCACCGGGCGCGACCTCTCCCAGTTCGCCCTGTGGTACGCCCAGTCGGGCACGCCGCTCCTCACCGCGCACGGCACCTATGACGCCGCCGCCGGCACCTACCGGCTCGACGTGACCCAGTCGGTTCCCCCCACCCCGGGCAGGGCGACAAGAAGCCCATGCTGA
- a CDS encoding DUF3458 domain-containing protein, producing the protein MLIPLALGLVGPDGRDQPLMLGNIPVEHGVIEVKEAQQSFVFTGLDARPVPSLNRGFSAPVNLASDLTEADRVFLAAHDADPFNRFDALQRIALEQLKAGARSGTLPAPDALVTAAGAILADAGLDPAFKAQALALPGEGEVARELASDVNPDAVYAARKGLRVALGTALADAFATAYGAEAASGPFSPDAASAGRRALRNLSLDYLAVTGSADGIARAKAQFESADNMTDRLTALAVLAQHDVPEREAALGAFYNRFERDALVIDKWFTLQAQIASAGTLDRVKDLMLHPAFSLANPNRVRALIGAFAAANPTQFNRADGEGHAFVADVVLTLDSKNPQVAARLLASFKTFRQLEPVRRSNAERALRRIAETPGLSPDVADIATRSLA; encoded by the coding sequence ATGCTGATCCCGCTGGCCCTCGGCCTCGTGGGGCCGGACGGGCGCGACCAGCCGCTGATGCTTGGCAACATCCCGGTGGAGCACGGGGTCATCGAGGTGAAGGAGGCGCAGCAGAGCTTCGTGTTCACCGGCCTCGACGCGCGGCCCGTGCCTTCGCTCAACCGCGGCTTCTCGGCGCCGGTGAACCTGGCGAGCGACCTCACCGAGGCCGACCGCGTTTTCCTTGCCGCCCATGACGCCGACCCCTTCAACCGCTTCGACGCGCTCCAGCGCATCGCCCTCGAGCAACTGAAGGCGGGGGCGCGCTCCGGCACGCTGCCGGCGCCGGACGCGCTCGTCACCGCCGCCGGGGCCATCCTTGCCGATGCCGGCCTCGACCCCGCCTTCAAGGCCCAGGCGCTGGCCCTGCCCGGCGAGGGTGAAGTGGCGCGCGAGCTTGCCAGCGACGTGAACCCCGACGCCGTCTACGCCGCCCGCAAGGGGCTGCGCGTCGCCCTCGGCACGGCGCTGGCCGACGCATTCGCGACGGCCTATGGCGCCGAAGCGGCGAGCGGCCCGTTCTCGCCCGACGCGGCCTCCGCCGGCCGGCGCGCGCTGCGCAATCTCAGCCTCGACTACCTCGCCGTCACCGGTTCGGCGGATGGCATCGCTCGCGCCAAGGCCCAGTTCGAGAGCGCCGACAACATGACGGACCGCCTCACCGCCCTCGCCGTGCTCGCCCAGCACGACGTTCCCGAGCGCGAGGCGGCGCTCGGCGCCTTCTACAACCGCTTCGAGCGCGACGCCCTCGTCATCGACAAATGGTTCACGCTGCAGGCGCAGATCGCCTCCGCCGGGACCCTGGACCGGGTGAAGGACCTGATGCTGCACCCAGCCTTCTCCCTGGCGAATCCGAATCGCGTGCGCGCCCTCATCGGCGCCTTCGCCGCCGCCAACCCCACCCAGTTCAACCGTGCCGATGGGGAAGGTCACGCTTTCGTGGCGGACGTTGTGCTCACCCTCGACAGCAAGAATCCGCAGGTCGCCGCCCGTCTCCTCGCCTCGTTCAAGACCTTCCGTCAGCTAGAACCGGTGCGTCGCAGCAATGCCGAGCGTGCCCTTCGCCGCATCGCGGAAACACCGGGCCTGTCGCCGGACGTGGCCGACATCGCCACCCGCTCGCTGGCGTAG
- a CDS encoding LysR family transcriptional regulator produces MTRFDEVEVFLRVVERGSFIGAAAQLGMPASTVSRRLKLLENRLGVQLLHRTTRRVWPSEAGQAYYQRCVTAVAMLDRADAAVRALTQEPEGPLKVLMAYGPAILVIEPELARFRALYPKVQLHLTLDNHALDPVEHGFDLAVRHGPVRDSSYHLRRLGNAPLHLLASPAYLDRAGRPSHPRELEQHELLAVRSTPGPLSWPLEGPQGSFELKLEPVFVTNDVIMAMRQAISGAGIMMSSQCLARHRIGSGELEVILPEWRHRDGLETVALFSARATQDLKVRVFLDFLADAFARWIKGEPPAAPAQVPMADSKAPT; encoded by the coding sequence ATGACACGCTTCGACGAAGTGGAAGTCTTCCTGCGCGTGGTGGAGCGCGGCAGCTTCATCGGGGCGGCGGCCCAGCTGGGCATGCCCGCGTCCACGGTCAGCCGCCGCCTGAAGCTGCTCGAGAACCGGCTGGGCGTGCAGCTCCTGCATCGCACCACCCGGCGCGTCTGGCCGAGCGAGGCGGGCCAAGCCTACTATCAACGTTGTGTGACGGCGGTGGCCATGCTGGACCGTGCGGATGCGGCGGTCCGCGCCCTGACCCAGGAGCCGGAAGGCCCGCTGAAGGTTCTCATGGCCTATGGCCCCGCCATCCTCGTCATAGAACCGGAGCTGGCCCGCTTCCGCGCGCTCTATCCCAAGGTCCAGCTGCATCTCACGCTGGACAATCACGCCCTGGACCCGGTGGAGCACGGCTTCGACCTCGCCGTGCGGCACGGGCCGGTGCGCGATTCCAGCTATCACCTGAGGCGCCTCGGCAATGCCCCCCTGCATCTGCTGGCGAGCCCGGCCTATCTCGACCGGGCGGGGCGGCCGAGCCATCCACGGGAGCTGGAGCAGCACGAGCTGCTCGCCGTGCGCAGCACTCCCGGTCCACTGAGCTGGCCGCTGGAAGGCCCGCAGGGCTCGTTCGAGCTGAAGCTCGAACCCGTGTTCGTCACCAACGACGTCATCATGGCCATGCGCCAGGCCATCAGCGGCGCCGGCATCATGATGAGTTCCCAATGCCTCGCCCGCCATCGCATCGGCAGCGGCGAGCTGGAGGTCATCCTGCCCGAATGGCGGCACCGCGACGGGCTCGAAACCGTCGCGCTGTTCTCGGCGCGGGCGACCCAGGACCTCAAGGTCCGGGTGTTCCTCGACTTCCTGGCCGACGCCTTCGCCCGCTGGATCAAGGGCGAACCACCCGCCGCACCCGCGCAGGTGCCGATGGCCGACAGCAAGGCGCCGACCTAG
- the fae gene encoding formaldehyde-activating enzyme → MTDIWFKAGEATVLAADGQATDAMPEVLIGSVRGPVGQALASMMGQVQGHTRMFVVRDLNQMVRPLAMMTTKATIHTAEYVELLGGVVQAAMGDAIVDCVSEGVLPKDQVDEICMIIMVWLDPRCADDPNLDKADLYRTNYEATKLAIARAMKGEPTIDELIANRKTVKHYALDGVIDY, encoded by the coding sequence ATGACCGACATCTGGTTCAAGGCGGGCGAAGCCACGGTGCTGGCGGCGGATGGGCAGGCGACCGATGCCATGCCGGAAGTGCTCATCGGCTCGGTGCGCGGCCCCGTGGGGCAGGCGCTGGCCTCCATGATGGGGCAGGTGCAGGGCCACACCCGCATGTTCGTGGTGCGCGACCTGAACCAGATGGTGCGGCCGCTCGCCATGATGACCACCAAAGCCACCATCCACACGGCGGAATACGTGGAGCTGCTCGGCGGCGTGGTGCAGGCGGCCATGGGCGACGCCATCGTGGATTGCGTGAGCGAGGGCGTCCTGCCTAAGGATCAGGTGGACGAGATCTGCATGATCATCATGGTCTGGCTCGACCCGCGCTGCGCCGATGACCCGAACCTCGACAAGGCCGACCTCTACCGCACCAACTACGAGGCGACGAAGCTCGCCATCGCCCGCGCCATGAAGGGCGAGCCCACCATCGACGAGCTCATCGCCAACCGCAAGACGGTGAAGCACTACGCCCTGGACGGCGTGATCGACTACTAG
- a CDS encoding sensor histidine kinase yields MARANAASVGARDQAIRGLARSIARPAYQRLLDAEPVLRRIVPALIVTFLVVIGVGAVVQVHSHRLAEINNAKDDLSLLALATAEGLMLRAGNALPKVPAALEESLPPRATEAGRHVYVTDALGHIIASAPQQGEVPETLSALLDPGQPLVIFAERAGVLEVPFGEGTALATVRNLQAPLGQIIFIQPTGRALSAWSDSTTLTVTLFTTTGAVLLILGFSFHWQASRAREADLIYDTVRRRIDTALNRGRCGMWDWDMARGRMYWSDTMFEILGLERKDELISFGEIAKLVHPDDGDLYELAQELAERPGTAVDRVFRMRTAKGDFVWLRMRAEVVQQQGEDGPHLIGIAMDVTEAQRMAERTVTADMRLRDAIESISEAFVLWDSHNRLVLCNSKFQSLHELPDEAIVAGTPFDTIASVGRHPVTRTPLKPEDKPEEGSRAFEAQLSNGRWLKIAERRTKDGGYVSVGTDITTMKRHEERLMDNEKRLMALVADLRKSQQTLEHQAQQLAELAEKYSEERNKAEDANRAKSEFLANMSHELRTPLNAIIGFSEIMESGMFGPLGSEKYAEYCTDIKGSGTYLLDVINDILDMSKIEAGRMQLEVEDVALDEIIADAMRVTAVNGDEKSIDMTVEAAEGLSISGDRRALKQILLNLLSNAVKFTPEGGKISVKARINGSAAVIAIEDTGIGIARDALARIGRPFEQVESQFTKTHKGSGLGLAIAKSLVELHGGAMRIRSVEGTGTSVIVRLPVNGRAANSNETPRLAAVM; encoded by the coding sequence ATGGCACGCGCCAACGCTGCGAGCGTCGGTGCGCGCGACCAAGCCATTCGAGGTCTGGCACGGTCGATTGCGCGCCCTGCCTACCAGCGCCTGCTCGACGCGGAGCCGGTCCTGCGCCGGATCGTCCCCGCCCTCATCGTCACGTTCCTCGTGGTGATCGGCGTGGGCGCGGTGGTGCAGGTGCATTCGCACCGCCTCGCCGAGATCAACAACGCCAAGGACGATCTCTCCCTCCTCGCCCTCGCCACCGCCGAGGGCCTGATGCTGCGCGCCGGCAACGCGCTGCCGAAGGTTCCCGCCGCGCTGGAGGAGAGCCTGCCGCCCCGCGCCACCGAGGCCGGCCGGCACGTCTACGTTACCGACGCGCTGGGCCACATCATCGCCTCCGCCCCGCAGCAAGGCGAGGTGCCGGAAACCCTCTCCGCCCTGCTCGATCCGGGCCAGCCGCTCGTCATCTTCGCCGAGCGCGCCGGCGTGCTCGAAGTGCCCTTCGGCGAGGGCACCGCCCTCGCCACCGTGCGCAACCTGCAGGCGCCGCTGGGCCAGATCATCTTCATCCAGCCCACCGGCCGGGCGCTCTCCGCCTGGTCGGACTCCACCACGCTGACGGTGACCTTGTTCACCACCACCGGCGCGGTGCTGCTGATCCTCGGCTTCTCCTTCCACTGGCAGGCGAGCCGGGCGCGCGAAGCCGACCTCATCTACGACACCGTCCGCCGGCGCATCGACACCGCGCTCAACCGCGGCCGCTGCGGCATGTGGGACTGGGACATGGCCCGCGGGCGCATGTACTGGTCCGACACCATGTTCGAGATCCTCGGGCTGGAGCGGAAGGACGAGCTCATCTCCTTCGGCGAGATCGCCAAGCTCGTGCACCCCGATGACGGCGACCTTTACGAGCTGGCGCAGGAGCTGGCGGAGCGGCCCGGCACGGCGGTGGACCGGGTGTTCCGCATGCGCACGGCGAAGGGCGACTTCGTGTGGCTGCGGATGCGGGCGGAAGTGGTGCAGCAGCAGGGCGAGGACGGGCCCCACCTCATCGGCATCGCCATGGACGTCACCGAGGCCCAGCGCATGGCCGAGCGCACGGTGACCGCCGACATGCGCCTGCGCGACGCCATCGAAAGCATCTCCGAGGCCTTCGTGCTGTGGGACAGCCACAACCGCCTCGTGCTCTGCAATTCCAAGTTCCAGTCCCTGCACGAGCTGCCGGACGAGGCCATCGTCGCCGGCACCCCGTTCGACACCATCGCCTCCGTAGGCCGCCACCCGGTGACGCGCACCCCCCTGAAGCCGGAGGACAAGCCCGAGGAAGGCTCGCGCGCCTTCGAGGCCCAGCTTTCCAACGGCCGCTGGCTGAAGATCGCCGAGCGCCGCACCAAGGACGGCGGCTACGTCTCGGTGGGCACCGACATCACCACCATGAAGCGCCACGAAGAGCGCCTCATGGACAACGAGAAGCGCCTGATGGCGCTGGTCGCCGACCTGCGCAAGTCGCAGCAGACCCTGGAGCACCAGGCCCAGCAGCTCGCCGAGCTGGCGGAGAAATATTCGGAAGAGCGCAACAAGGCCGAGGATGCCAACCGCGCCAAGAGCGAGTTCCTCGCCAACATGTCCCACGAGCTGCGCACGCCGCTCAACGCCATCATCGGCTTCTCGGAGATCATGGAGAGCGGCATGTTCGGCCCGCTCGGCTCGGAGAAGTACGCCGAATACTGCACCGACATCAAAGGCTCCGGCACCTACCTCCTCGACGTCATCAACGACATCCTCGACATGTCGAAGATCGAGGCCGGCCGCATGCAGCTCGAAGTGGAGGACGTGGCCCTCGACGAGATCATCGCCGATGCCATGCGCGTGACGGCGGTGAACGGCGACGAGAAGAGCATCGACATGACGGTGGAGGCGGCCGAGGGCCTCTCCATCTCCGGCGACCGCCGCGCGCTGAAGCAGATCCTGCTCAACCTCCTGTCCAACGCGGTGAAGTTCACCCCCGAAGGCGGCAAGATCTCGGTGAAGGCGCGCATCAATGGCTCGGCCGCGGTCATCGCCATCGAGGACACCGGCATCGGCATCGCCCGGGACGCGCTGGCGCGGATCGGCCGGCCGTTCGAGCAGGTGGAGAGCCAGTTCACCAAGACCCACAAGGGCTCGGGCCTGGGCCTCGCCATCGCGAAGTCTCTGGTGGAACTGCACGGCGGCGCCATGCGCATCCGTTCGGTGGAGGGCACCGGCACCTCGGTCATCGTGCGCCTGCCGGTGAACGGGCGGGCGGCGAACTCCAACGAGACGCCTCGGCTCGCGGCGGTGATGTGA